The genomic interval GAGAGGGCGAGCTGCAATTTCGCCACCAACCCTGAAAAGGCAGAGAACAAACCATGTCTTTGGGCTCTCTCCTGCTTGCCATGTCACCTCCCCTGTCAAAACTCTAACCTTGGATGGTTTTACTCATCCTCTCACACAGCTTGCATTGCCGAACCAGCTTGGATCAGCCAGCACCTGCCTAGAAAGCACCAGTCTGGTGACTCTGCCTCTTCTATCTTACCCATCTTCACTCTCCATTGTCCCTAACCAAGCTGTGGTGACCAACCAAGCAGCCCCGCCGGCTGAACTCAATTTACCGAGACCTTCTGGAGGAGATGAGAAGCTCATAGATTTGAACTCTGAAGCTGAAATTCCAGAGGAGAAGGATCTGCTGAAGCAACTGCAAGGAATCCCATCCCCTACTACTCCTACCACCCCCAGTGTCATATCACCTCAGCCAATTCGACCTGTGGGCTCGAGCATTAGTGTCGGCTGCATCAACACAGACTCAAACTTAGCCCAAGCTGTGCAAGCTCCTAAGAAGCCAGAGGATGTAGAGTCGGAGGTGGAGTTGGAGGCACTGCCGGCGATCATTTCAGATTCACACAACAAGGTGAGGATGGCAAATGCAGCTTACAAGGAGATGGTTGGTCAGCCAGAGTGTTCCTGGCTCGATTCGATGGTGGCGACCTCGTGCAAAAGGATCGGTGGGGAGGTTGCACTACAGCTTTCGGATACAAGGGTGCCAACTTCATCAAATGGGTTTTCATGCtgggtgaggattgagtgggGAAATGAAATGGACAAGCATGCTGTCAATGCTTTCTGTGATGTGATGAAACTAGCCTGCGAGTCCAAGGACTACCTCTTCACTTGGAGGTTCCACACCCACAGCAGAGAAGCTTCTCAGTCCAGTTCTAATGAAATTGCATCTTGTAACTAAATGTAGTCTAGGTAATGTAGCTTAGTAGAAGCTGAGCAGTATATATCTAGTACTCATATATTAAGAggaaatatatacatagtaaGCAGGCTTTCATGTAGGATCTAAAATGTGTTATTGCACTTGGTATAACCTTGTTCATTGCATTGTTATTTTCAGATAAATCATAGACAACAACATACCAAGATATAAACGAGTCTAGGAAAACCAAATTGGAACAAGAAATCAAGCTCATCACCCACAGGCCTCAGAGCTTTGGGATCTGATAATTACACAATTCACTTCTCCTCGCTCTTTGGTAGCCCCTTCCACTTGAAGTTGTCTGCATAAGTCTTGACCTGAACATGATCAGAATATGTGACGTTAATATAGAACGACATTGAAAACAAATCACATACTACACATACATAATCAACAGAAGCTTAAAAGGAAAATTTATAAGGAAAATCCATATATTCATCTGTGCAAGTGTGTGTACAAGAAGATTCGTACCCTTAGAAGTGGAGTGTGACGCTTCTTAACCTGCACAGCAGTCAAAAATTGAATC from Argentina anserina chromosome 2, drPotAnse1.1, whole genome shotgun sequence carries:
- the LOC126783163 gene encoding uncharacterized protein LOC126783163 produces the protein MIKTLNPYNSTNTAKTAEIMSRYRPIAPRPETSPITPTGESPALSQKIRDSPYLRNLWPQLQARPTRTRKRGRAAISPPTLKRQRTNHVFGLSPACHVTSPVKTLTLDGFTHPLTQLALPNQLGSASTCLESTSLVTLPLLSYPSSLSIVPNQAVVTNQAAPPAELNLPRPSGGDEKLIDLNSEAEIPEEKDLLKQLQGIPSPTTPTTPSVISPQPIRPVGSSISVGCINTDSNLAQAVQAPKKPEDVESEVELEALPAIISDSHNKVRMANAAYKEMVGQPECSWLDSMVATSCKRIGGEVALQLSDTRVPTSSNGFSCWVRIEWGNEMDKHAVNAFCDVMKLACESKDYLFTWRFHTHSREASQSSSNEIASCN